In Streptococcus dysgalactiae subsp. dysgalactiae, the following are encoded in one genomic region:
- a CDS encoding type IV secretion system DNA-binding domain-containing protein: MASQSRDVLNQSFLQSYLLQSLNMALGALMQGETSYTNSFNIIIQEDGFVFVPRLPCAYILDDDLYKKIFLIANASLYPQYTLLKQNATYFVPLETDDLHIQRGLFFPWKKGISERLAIPDLDKFSASLPQGKIPIMKHFELNLEKVNHWAIAGNSGSGKSYALTYFLSILKHMSDLIIIDPKFDTPSRWARENHIAVIHPVENRSKSDFVSQVNEQLSQCATLIQKRQAILYDNPNHQFTHLTIVIDEVLALSEGVNKNIKDAFFSLLSQIALLGRATKIHLFLVSQRFDHNTIPISVREQLNVLLQIGNINQKTTQFLFPDLDPEGIVIPTGHGTGIIQVIDNEHPYQVLPLLCPTYYTKRGIL, encoded by the coding sequence ATGGCTTCACAATCTCGTGATGTGCTGAACCAATCTTTCCTGCAATCTTACTTGCTCCAGAGCCTGAACATGGCTCTTGGGGCTTTAATGCAGGGAGAAACCAGCTATACTAACTCCTTTAATATCATTATCCAAGAAGACGGCTTTGTCTTCGTCCCTCGCCTGCCTTGCGCCTATATCCTTGATGATGACTTGTACAAGAAAATCTTTCTGATTGCCAATGCTTCATTATATCCACAGTATACGCTTCTAAAACAAAATGCCACCTATTTTGTCCCGTTAGAAACAGATGACTTACACATACAACGTGGACTATTCTTTCCTTGGAAAAAAGGAATTTCAGAACGTTTGGCGATTCCTGATTTAGATAAGTTTTCAGCCAGCTTACCGCAAGGAAAAATCCCTATCATGAAGCACTTTGAACTCAATCTTGAAAAGGTAAATCACTGGGCTATCGCTGGAAATTCAGGGTCTGGGAAATCGTATGCTCTAACTTACTTCTTGAGTATTTTGAAACATATGTCTGATTTGATTATCATTGACCCTAAATTCGATACCCCAAGTCGTTGGGCAAGAGAAAATCACATTGCAGTTATCCACCCTGTCGAAAACCGTTCAAAATCTGATTTTGTTTCACAAGTCAATGAACAATTAAGCCAGTGTGCAACTCTCATTCAGAAACGACAAGCTATCTTATATGATAACCCCAACCATCAATTTACTCATCTAACCATTGTCATTGATGAAGTCCTAGCCCTATCAGAGGGAGTCAATAAGAACATCAAAGATGCCTTTTTCTCCTTGCTCTCACAGATTGCCTTGTTGGGACGTGCTACTAAAATCCATCTCTTTTTAGTAAGCCAGCGTTTTGACCACAATACCATTCCCATTTCAGTAAGGGAACAGCTAAACGTATTATTACAAATCGGAAATATCAATCAGAAGACCACTCAATTCTTGTTTCCAGACCTAGACCCAGAGGGGATTGTGATTCCAACAGGACATGGGACGGGAATCATTCAAGTTATTGACAATGAACACCCGTATCAAGTCCTCCCCTTACTATGTCCAACCTATTACACAAAGCGAGGTATCCTATGA
- a CDS encoding IS3 family transposase (programmed frameshift): MKLSYEDKIEIYRLRQSGWTWPKISQTFNMSKYNLQYMVRLIDIHGLESVCKRKNRYYSPELKQEIINEVLMKGRSQLEVSLDYGLPNKGMLPNWIAQYKKNGYTILEKSRGRPVKMGRKPKKKLEEMTELERLQYDNEYLRAENAVPKKVERTPIEGRSKAQRATEIIQGLINVFDLRILLNILKLSRSTYYYQVKRLTQGDNNKELKEAIQDIYSENKGRYGYRRIHLELKNRGYKVNHKKVQRLMTELGLKARIRAKRRYNSYKGEVGKKADNLIKRQFKATQPLKKCYTDVTEFSIPASDQKLYLSPVLDGFNSEIIAYHLSTSPNLQQLKTMLSEAFPEQTYQGTILHSDQGWQYQHTYYHHFLEVHGMRPSMSRKGNSLDNGMMESFFGTLKTEMFYGFEKEFTSLETLKTAISEYINYYNTKRIKLTLKGLSPVQYRTQSLT, translated from the exons ATGAAATTAAGTTATGAAGATAAAATTGAAATCTATCGCTTACGACAATCTGGTTGGACATGGCCTAAAATCAGTCAAACATTTAATATGAGTAAGTATAACCTTCAATACATGGTCCGCCTTATTGATATACACGGATTGGAAAGTGTTTGTAAAAGGAAAAATAGGTATTATTCTCCTGAACTAAAGCAGGAAATCATAAACGAAGTTCTGATGAAAGGTAGGTCTCAGCTAGAGGTTTCTCTAGATTATGGATTACCAAACAAGGGAATGCTTCCTAATTGGATAGCGCAATACAAGAAAAACGGGTATACTATTCTTGAGAAATCAAGAGGGAGACCTGTAAAGATGGGACGCAAACCAAAGAAAAAACTTGAAGAAATGACTGAATTAGAGCGTCTTCAATATGATAATGAGTACCTTAGAGCGGAGAATGCCGTAC CTAAAAAAGTTGAGAGAACTCCGATTGAGGGACGAAGCAAGGCTCAAAGAGCAACAGAAATCATTCAAGGACTAATCAATGTATTTGATTTAAGAATCCTACTTAATATTTTGAAGCTGTCTCGATCAACCTACTATTATCAGGTTAAACGTCTAACTCAGGGAGATAACAACAAAGAATTAAAAGAAGCTATTCAAGATATTTATTCTGAGAACAAAGGGAGATATGGTTACCGTAGAATTCACCTCGAACTTAAAAATCGAGGCTATAAAGTTAATCATAAGAAAGTTCAACGTTTGATGACAGAACTTGGTTTGAAAGCTAGAATCCGTGCGAAACGTCGCTATAACTCTTATAAAGGTGAGGTTGGCAAGAAAGCTGATAATCTCATTAAGCGTCAATTTAAAGCTACCCAACCACTTAAGAAGTGTTATACCGATGTCACAGAGTTTTCAATTCCTGCTAGTGATCAAAAATTGTATCTATCACCAGTTCTTGATGGCTTTAACAGTGAGATTATTGCATATCATTTATCTACCTCGCCAAACTTACAACAACTTAAAACGATGCTTTCCGAGGCTTTTCCTGAACAAACTTACCAGGGCACTATTTTACATAGTGACCAAGGATGGCAATATCAACACACTTACTACCATCATTTTCTTGAGGTGCATGGAATGAGACCGTCCATGTCGCGTAAAGGAAATAGCTTAGATAACGGCATGATGGAATCTTTTTTTGGAACATTGAAGACAGAAATGTTTTATGGGTTTGAGAAGGAATTTACTTCCCTCGAAACATTAAAAACAGCTATTTCAGAATATATCAACTACTACAACACTAAACGAATCAAACTTACATTAAAAGGACTAAGTCCTGTGCAATACAGAACTCAATCCTTAACTTAA
- the rplM gene encoding 50S ribosomal protein L13 produces MNKTTFMAKPGQVERKWYVVDATDVPLGRLSAVVASVLRGKNKPTFTPHTDTGDFVIVINAEKVKLTGKKATDKVYYTHSMYPGGLKSITAGELRSKNAVRLIEKSVKGMLPHNTLGRAQGMKLKVFVGGEHTHAAQQPEVLDISGLI; encoded by the coding sequence ATGAACAAAACAACTTTCATGGCTAAACCAGGCCAAGTTGAACGCAAATGGTACGTTGTTGACGCAACTGATGTGCCACTTGGACGTCTTTCTGCAGTAGTTGCTAGCGTACTTCGCGGAAAAAACAAACCAACTTTCACACCACACACTGATACAGGTGACTTCGTTATCGTTATCAACGCTGAAAAAGTTAAATTAACTGGTAAAAAAGCGACTGATAAAGTTTACTACACTCACTCAATGTACCCAGGTGGTTTGAAATCAATCACTGCTGGTGAACTTCGCTCTAAAAACGCAGTTCGCTTGATTGAAAAATCAGTTAAAGGCATGCTTCCACATAACACTCTTGGACGTGCACAAGGTATGAAATTGAAAGTCTTCGTTGGGGGTGAGCACACTCACGCAGCACAACAACCAGAAGTACTTGACATCTCAGGACTTATCTAA
- a CDS encoding helix-turn-helix transcriptional regulator: MKNLKLKAARAGKDLSQQALADLVGVSRQTIAAVEKGDYNPTINLCIAICRVVDKTLDDLFWEADDSQ; encoded by the coding sequence ATGAAGAACCTCAAATTAAAAGCAGCGCGTGCAGGCAAGGATTTGTCTCAACAAGCTCTAGCAGATTTAGTAGGCGTCTCCAGACAAACGATTGCCGCTGTTGAAAAAGGTGATTACAACCCAACGATTAATCTTTGCATTGCCATTTGTCGAGTGGTTGATAAGACCTTAGACGATCTTTTTTGGGAGGCTGATGATTCCCAATAA
- a CDS encoding Eco47II family restriction endonuclease translates to MWNLSFISEEDFYNHVQLTIDKYGEKLQSFDLKRFNKNIVDPIKLIFDKSVYRSSWEQIISNEIFRQRDKSNNNDIGYFHQTIFKYIEHCRVPNNGEEGGWDVIFENPNGITMPDGSRVSRVYVEMKNKHNTMNSASSGKTFIKMQNQLLQDDDCACFLVEAIAKNSQNIKWEPKVDGQKMGHKYIRRVSLDQFYSLVTGQKDAFYNMCMVLPEVINKAVSELDSSTIPNDTVFDEIRDIAAQQNYDSEDLSIAMAFYLLGFSSYLGFE, encoded by the coding sequence ATGTGGAATTTATCATTTATTAGTGAAGAAGATTTTTATAATCATGTTCAATTGACCATTGATAAATACGGGGAGAAATTACAATCTTTTGATTTGAAACGGTTTAATAAGAATATTGTTGATCCAATAAAATTGATTTTTGATAAATCTGTTTACAGAAGCTCTTGGGAGCAGATTATTAGTAATGAGATTTTTAGACAACGTGATAAATCAAATAATAACGACATTGGTTATTTTCATCAAACAATTTTCAAGTATATTGAACATTGTCGTGTTCCAAACAATGGTGAAGAAGGTGGTTGGGATGTCATTTTTGAAAATCCAAATGGTATAACAATGCCAGATGGTTCTCGAGTCAGTCGTGTATATGTTGAAATGAAAAATAAGCATAATACAATGAATTCAGCTTCTTCTGGTAAAACTTTTATTAAAATGCAAAACCAATTATTACAAGATGACGATTGTGCGTGCTTTTTAGTTGAGGCAATTGCGAAAAATTCTCAAAATATCAAATGGGAGCCCAAAGTTGATGGTCAAAAAATGGGTCATAAATATATAAGACGTGTTAGTTTAGACCAATTTTATTCACTTGTGACGGGACAGAAAGATGCCTTCTATAATATGTGCATGGTTTTGCCAGAAGTTATCAATAAGGCTGTATCAGAACTAGATTCTTCAACTATTCCAAATGATACAGTATTTGATGAAATTAGAGACATTGCTGCTCAGCAAAACTATGATTCCGAAGATTTATCCATTGCAATGGCTTTCTATTTACTGGGTTTTTCTAGTTATTTAGGCTTTGAATGA
- a CDS encoding NYN domain-containing protein, producing MKKRILLVDGYNMIAFWQSTRQLFKTNQLDQARNILLTKLNHYAHFENINIICVFDAQYVPGLRQRYDQYKISVVFTEEETADAYIERMAAELNTAIHLVEVATSDLNEQWTIFSQGALRVTARELEQRVNTVKADLDKMAQAIDLKTPKLRPFDQSQMNQLKDFMTHLED from the coding sequence ATGAAAAAACGTATTTTGTTAGTTGATGGTTATAATATGATTGCTTTTTGGCAATCCACACGTCAACTATTTAAAACCAATCAGCTAGATCAGGCACGTAACATACTTTTAACAAAACTTAACCATTATGCCCATTTTGAGAATATTAACATTATTTGTGTTTTTGATGCTCAATATGTGCCAGGATTGAGACAGCGTTACGACCAATACAAAATCTCCGTTGTGTTTACCGAAGAAGAAACGGCAGATGCTTATATTGAACGCATGGCTGCAGAGTTAAACACTGCGATTCACTTAGTAGAAGTGGCAACCAGTGATTTGAATGAACAGTGGACCATTTTCTCCCAAGGTGCCCTGCGGGTAACTGCTAGAGAGTTAGAGCAAAGGGTTAATACTGTCAAAGCTGATTTAGATAAAATGGCTCAGGCAATTGACTTAAAAACACCCAAACTGAGACCATTTGATCAAAGTCAAATGAATCAATTAAAAGACTTCATGACGCATTTAGAGGATTGA
- the rpsI gene encoding 30S ribosomal protein S9 yields the protein MAQAQYAGTGRRKNAVARVRLVPGTGKITVNKKDVEEYIPHADLRLIINQPFAVTSTEGSYDVFVNVVGGGYGGQSGAIRHGIARALLQVDPDFRDSLKRAGLLTRDARMVERKKPGLKKARKASQFSKR from the coding sequence ATGGCACAAGCACAATATGCAGGTACTGGCCGTCGTAAAAACGCTGTTGCACGCGTTCGTTTGGTTCCAGGTACTGGTAAAATCACTGTTAACAAAAAAGATGTAGAAGAATACATCCCACATGCTGACCTACGTTTGATCATCAACCAACCTTTTGCAGTTACATCAACTGAAGGTTCATACGACGTTTTCGTAAACGTTGTTGGTGGTGGTTACGGTGGACAATCAGGTGCGATTCGTCATGGTATCGCTCGTGCGCTTCTTCAAGTAGACCCAGACTTCCGCGATTCATTGAAACGCGCTGGCCTTCTTACACGTGACGCACGTATGGTTGAACGTAAAAAACCAGGTCTTAAGAAAGCTCGTAAAGCTTCACAATTCTCAAAACGTTAA
- a CDS encoding DNA cytosine methyltransferase, whose amino-acid sequence MKAIELFAGAGGLALGIEKAGFDTIGLIEFDSAAAATLKYNRPSWNVIHDDIANISKLDLEEYFSIKKGELDLLSGGAPCQSFSYAGKRLGLEDTRGTLFYHYAVFLEKLQPKMFLFENVKGLTSHDKGKTYETILNVFESEGYTVQSKVLNAWDYGVAQKRERMIMVGIRNDLASKTSFEYPEAHKYKPVLRDILMDCPPGQGMQYSEQKRKIFELVPPGGYWRDIPEDIAKEYMKSTWDMGGGRTGILRRMSLDEPSLTVLTSPTQKQTERCHPLEARPFTVRENARIQSFPDSWGFQGSIGNQYKQVGNAVPVNLAYEVGVKIKESLEAL is encoded by the coding sequence TTGAAAGCGATAGAATTATTTGCTGGTGCAGGAGGTTTAGCACTTGGTATTGAAAAAGCAGGATTTGATACAATTGGATTGATAGAGTTTGACAGTGCTGCGGCTGCAACGTTAAAATACAACCGTCCAAGTTGGAATGTTATACATGATGATATAGCAAATATTTCAAAACTAGATTTGGAAGAGTATTTTTCAATAAAAAAAGGTGAGTTAGATTTACTAAGTGGTGGAGCTCCTTGTCAATCTTTTTCTTATGCAGGAAAAAGATTAGGCTTAGAGGATACGCGAGGGACATTATTCTATCACTACGCTGTTTTTTTGGAAAAATTACAACCTAAAATGTTTCTTTTTGAAAATGTCAAAGGCTTGACTAGTCATGACAAGGGAAAAACTTACGAAACAATTTTGAATGTTTTTGAATCGGAAGGTTATACTGTGCAGTCAAAAGTTTTGAATGCTTGGGATTATGGTGTTGCTCAAAAGCGAGAACGAATGATTATGGTTGGAATCCGTAATGATTTAGCAAGTAAAACTTCTTTTGAATATCCAGAGGCACATAAATATAAACCTGTATTACGAGATATTTTGATGGATTGTCCACCAGGTCAAGGAATGCAATATTCAGAGCAAAAGAGAAAAATATTTGAATTAGTGCCTCCAGGAGGATATTGGAGAGATATTCCAGAGGATATTGCAAAAGAATATATGAAATCGACTTGGGATATGGGAGGAGGTCGTACGGGAATTTTACGACGAATGAGTCTTGATGAACCGTCATTGACTGTCTTGACATCTCCAACTCAAAAACAGACGGAACGTTGCCATCCTTTGGAAGCACGTCCGTTTACTGTTCGTGAGAATGCTCGAATTCAAAGTTTTCCAGATTCTTGGGGATTTCAAGGTAGTATAGGAAATCAATACAAGCAAGTCGGAAATGCTGTTCCTGTAAATCTAGCTTATGAAGTAGGAGTGAAAATAAAAGAAAGTTTGGAGGCGTTATAA
- a CDS encoding helix-turn-helix domain-containing protein, with protein MNFEKMIDGMIAERIINARKSRKLTQEAFCDKFSEKVSLDKFRLSNLENGKRNKKKNPHFLTEAYIEFYSELLGVSNEEFLFGNLEEKKSLIKLILLNIFMNADSQAYRSDIPQVEQTPIFDIDIASDKEFFRLAFLNLSEEKYGDYYTKSQKYFIDLASGTDIKISDMKTYRKKVAGVLKEIDSFFYSERFASSYTSLMDGRSIFSEQSSILLRILLGNFDFACDFLNRKSNSETIRCNGVDLRQPSVEYFYIDNYLNSVGNFSASVTNWKEVSFVLFINAFNEFLELYLELFVDFFSKNIFNKSLKQLSNDYINTLFAGKEFTELLNNIYLKDQFLMERMIGHNFSRAMIQKFSLVKENSIKLKKIGRTYPTTVNRLEDFYELDRVKSQRGVYDLDKYLYDFENMTVLYANSGQKYASGGLFLPSYFDITSLK; from the coding sequence ATGAATTTTGAAAAAATGATTGATGGAATGATTGCTGAAAGAATTATAAATGCCAGAAAATCACGGAAGCTAACGCAAGAAGCTTTTTGTGATAAATTTTCGGAAAAGGTGAGTTTAGATAAATTTCGATTATCAAATTTGGAAAATGGAAAACGAAATAAAAAGAAAAACCCCCATTTTTTAACGGAGGCTTACATAGAGTTTTATTCCGAGCTGTTAGGTGTTTCAAACGAGGAATTTCTTTTTGGAAATTTAGAAGAGAAGAAAAGTTTAATCAAATTGATTTTGTTGAATATTTTTATGAATGCCGACTCACAGGCATATAGGTCAGACATACCTCAAGTTGAACAGACACCTATATTTGACATTGATATAGCTTCTGACAAAGAATTTTTTAGATTAGCGTTTTTGAACTTATCAGAAGAAAAATATGGAGACTATTACACCAAATCACAAAAGTACTTTATAGATTTAGCAAGTGGCACAGACATAAAGATTTCGGATATGAAAACGTACCGAAAAAAGGTGGCTGGTGTTTTGAAAGAAATAGATTCCTTCTTTTATAGTGAAAGGTTTGCTTCGTCCTATACTTCTTTAATGGACGGCAGGAGTATATTTTCAGAGCAATCCTCTATCTTATTAAGAATATTATTGGGGAATTTTGATTTTGCTTGTGATTTTCTCAATAGAAAAAGCAATTCTGAAACAATTAGGTGTAACGGGGTAGACTTAAGACAACCTAGTGTAGAGTATTTTTATATTGACAACTATCTGAATTCTGTAGGTAACTTTTCAGCTAGTGTTACTAACTGGAAAGAGGTATCATTTGTTTTATTTATAAATGCATTTAATGAGTTTTTAGAATTGTATTTAGAATTATTTGTGGATTTTTTCTCAAAAAATATTTTTAATAAGAGCTTGAAACAACTCTCTAATGATTATATCAACACCTTATTTGCTGGGAAAGAATTTACGGAGTTGTTAAATAATATTTATCTAAAAGACCAATTCTTAATGGAGCGTATGATTGGTCATAATTTCTCTAGAGCCATGATTCAAAAATTTTCATTAGTCAAAGAAAATTCAATCAAATTAAAAAAAATAGGTAGAACTTATCCAACAACTGTGAATAGGTTAGAAGATTTCTATGAGTTAGACCGTGTAAAAAGTCAACGAGGAGTATATGATTTAGATAAATATCTATATGACTTTGAAAACATGACAGTATTGTATGCGAATAGCGGACAAAAATATGCTAGTGGAGGATTATTTCTACCTTCGTATTTTGATATAACTTCACTGAAATAG
- a CDS encoding MerR family transcriptional regulator — MNNMPLLLTRQQASDFLGIDPKSFDKYIRSHPDFQCFMVGKQERYLRTNLITFIENHCV, encoded by the coding sequence ATGAATAATATGCCCCTACTACTGACACGCCAGCAAGCCTCTGATTTTCTAGGAATCGACCCTAAGTCATTTGATAAATACATCAGAAGCCATCCTGATTTTCAATGTTTTATGGTTGGTAAACAAGAACGTTACTTGAGAACCAATTTAATCACATTTATTGAAAATCACTGCGTATAA
- a CDS encoding DegV family protein, whose protein sequence is MTFTLMTDSTADLCPSWADDHNIVLMGLIITCDGKVYETVGPDRLRSDSLLEKMKAGSHPQTSQINVGEFEAVFREHAKHQKPLLYLAFSSVLSGTYHSAMMARDMVLEDYPDAVIEVVDTLAASGGEGYLTILAAEARDSGKTISETKVLIENILPRLRTYFLVDDLFHLMRGGRLSKSSAFLGSLASIKPLLWIDAEGKLVPIAKIRGRQKAIKEMVAQVEKDIADSTVIVSYTSDQEGAEKLREQLLAREAVSDVLMMPLGPVISAHVGPNTLAVFVIGQNPR, encoded by the coding sequence ATGACTTTTACTTTAATGACAGATTCCACTGCGGATTTGTGCCCTTCTTGGGCGGACGACCATAATATAGTTCTTATGGGATTAATTATTACATGTGATGGTAAGGTCTATGAAACGGTAGGGCCAGATCGCCTTAGGAGTGATTCTCTCTTGGAAAAAATGAAAGCAGGCAGTCATCCTCAAACTAGTCAAATTAATGTGGGAGAGTTTGAGGCAGTTTTCAGAGAGCATGCGAAGCATCAAAAACCTCTTTTGTATTTAGCATTTTCATCAGTCCTTTCAGGAACCTATCACAGTGCTATGATGGCTCGTGATATGGTGTTAGAAGATTATCCAGATGCCGTGATAGAAGTTGTTGACACTTTGGCTGCTTCAGGCGGTGAAGGTTATTTAACGATTCTAGCTGCGGAAGCTAGAGATAGTGGCAAAACGATTAGCGAAACCAAAGTGCTCATTGAAAATATCTTACCCCGACTACGCACTTATTTCTTGGTAGATGATCTCTTTCATTTGATGCGCGGTGGACGGTTATCAAAAAGTTCTGCTTTTCTAGGTAGCTTGGCCAGTATCAAGCCTCTTTTGTGGATTGATGCAGAAGGGAAATTAGTTCCTATCGCAAAGATTCGAGGCCGTCAAAAAGCCATCAAAGAAATGGTAGCACAAGTGGAAAAAGATATTGCGGATTCGACGGTGATTGTGTCTTACACCAGTGACCAAGAGGGTGCTGAGAAGTTACGAGAGCAACTTCTAGCACGTGAGGCTGTTAGCGACGTTCTTATGATGCCACTTGGACCAGTTATCTCAGCTCACGTTGGACCTAACACCTTGGCAGTTTTTGTTATTGGGCAGAATCCCCGTTAA
- a CDS encoding replication protein, whose amino-acid sequence MAKEQRSTKWTFLFYKESAPEDYLNILEELHIPFILSPWHDKDVNRQTGEFKKSHKHGAFFFDSLKSYSQVSNIISDKLNGPAHVEAVMSPTGLFNYFTHAENPDKTPYNIEDIEVGCGFNLEKFLMEMNSSDFIHEVVDIIEENDFTEFEELVWYARANNTNLLGLIIERTYFFAKFLDSRRHNPNRYQQQKEPYETEAEDNE is encoded by the coding sequence ATGGCAAAAGAACAACGCTCAACCAAATGGACATTTCTCTTCTACAAGGAAAGCGCACCAGAGGACTACTTGAATATTTTAGAGGAACTTCATATTCCCTTTATTCTTAGCCCTTGGCATGATAAGGATGTCAATAGACAAACAGGAGAGTTCAAAAAGTCGCACAAGCACGGTGCATTCTTCTTTGACTCACTAAAAAGCTATTCCCAAGTGTCAAACATCATCAGCGATAAGCTGAATGGACCAGCACATGTAGAAGCAGTTATGTCTCCTACTGGTTTATTTAACTACTTTACCCATGCGGAAAATCCAGATAAAACTCCTTACAACATTGAGGATATTGAAGTCGGTTGTGGCTTTAATTTGGAAAAATTCTTGATGGAAATGAACTCCTCAGATTTTATTCATGAAGTAGTCGACATTATCGAAGAAAACGACTTTACCGAATTTGAAGAGTTAGTCTGGTATGCACGAGCAAACAATACTAATCTATTAGGTCTCATCATCGAACGCACCTATTTCTTCGCTAAGTTTCTGGATTCACGTCGGCATAATCCAAACCGCTATCAACAGCAAAAAGAACCGTATGAAACGGAGGCTGAAGACAATGAATAA
- a CDS encoding site-specific integrase, with translation MATITKRGNSFRATVSLYKKGQYKRETKTFSNKKDAELWTLEMELEKGRGKNIAERSTLFTDFYRNWVHTVKKNDVREATFINYKRTLVVIDSLFNGIQLKHLDDLIMQKKIDQYAETHSKKTVKELVLKIRGSLKYAYARGLISNDFGHFLKAKGQEQPKRNVPLSITEFKKLRQYCLSNKEDEFNILVALALETGARRGELLGIKKEDVFEYGVKIKRSISPTNDDTQLKTKHSKRDISINKDIYQILVNLANTKTDYVFDWNGFRQAGQLQRLLKQLDLTKTTFHGLRDTHASFLFSKDISLDYISRRLGHNSILTTQQYYLELMPEKKHQQDADALSLLNDLSL, from the coding sequence ATGGCAACCATAACAAAACGTGGAAATTCTTTCCGTGCAACTGTATCACTCTATAAGAAAGGACAATACAAAAGAGAAACCAAAACATTCAGCAACAAAAAAGATGCGGAACTCTGGACACTAGAAATGGAGCTTGAAAAAGGACGAGGTAAGAATATAGCGGAACGCTCTACCCTATTTACCGATTTCTACCGAAATTGGGTTCATACGGTCAAGAAAAATGATGTCCGTGAGGCGACCTTTATTAACTATAAGCGCACACTCGTAGTAATTGATAGCCTTTTTAATGGTATTCAACTGAAACATCTTGATGACCTCATCATGCAAAAGAAAATTGACCAGTATGCAGAAACTCATTCAAAAAAGACGGTCAAAGAACTTGTCCTTAAAATCCGTGGTTCGCTGAAATATGCTTATGCTCGTGGATTGATTAGCAATGACTTTGGACACTTTCTAAAAGCAAAGGGACAAGAACAGCCTAAACGTAATGTTCCACTCTCTATAACAGAGTTCAAAAAACTCAGACAATATTGCCTAAGCAACAAAGAAGATGAATTTAACATTCTTGTTGCCCTCGCACTTGAAACAGGTGCAAGGCGTGGGGAGCTTCTAGGGATTAAAAAAGAAGATGTTTTTGAGTATGGCGTCAAAATTAAACGCTCTATTAGTCCTACGAATGATGACACACAACTCAAAACTAAACATTCTAAACGTGATATTTCTATCAATAAAGACATTTATCAAATACTAGTAAATCTAGCTAATACTAAAACAGATTACGTTTTTGATTGGAATGGATTTAGACAAGCTGGGCAACTTCAACGCTTACTGAAACAACTTGACCTAACTAAGACAACATTTCACGGCTTACGTGATACCCACGCTTCTTTTCTATTTTCAAAAGATATTAGTCTGGATTATATTTCAAGACGTTTGGGGCACAATTCAATTTTGACAACTCAGCAATATTATCTTGAATTAATGCCAGAAAAAAAGCACCAGCAGGATGCCGATGCTTTAAGTCTCTTAAACGACTTATCACTATAA